The following proteins are encoded in a genomic region of Pseudodesulfovibrio sp. JC047:
- the rocD gene encoding ornithine--oxo-acid transaminase has translation MRSEQYVLLEEEFGAHNYKPLDVVLERGKGVWVWDVDGKKYMDCLSAYSAVNQGHCNPSILRAMVEQARKLTLTSRAFRNDQLGLLYKELCELTHSHTVLPMNSGAEAVETALKAVRKWGYMVKGVPEDEAEIIVCRNNFHGRTISIISFSTDPVSTTGFGPFTPGFKVVDFGDATAFEAAITERTVAFLVEPIQGEAGVIIPPEGYLRDIRRMCDEHGLVLILDEIQTGLGRTGTMLAEEHEGIEADLTLIGKALSGGFYPVSAVLSNAEVLGVFKPGEHGSTFGGNPLACAVARAALKVLVEDNLLANAREMGALFIKGLRSIDNPKIKDVRGRGLLLAVEFHTDAGGARQYCKRLKDAGLLCKETHETIIRFAPPLVITREEVEWALERIVPVLSE, from the coding sequence ATGCGATCTGAGCAATATGTCCTACTTGAAGAAGAATTTGGAGCGCACAATTACAAACCACTCGATGTGGTGCTTGAACGGGGAAAAGGTGTTTGGGTCTGGGATGTGGACGGCAAAAAATACATGGATTGCCTGTCCGCGTATTCTGCGGTGAATCAGGGGCATTGCAATCCGAGTATCCTGCGGGCCATGGTTGAACAGGCCAGGAAACTGACCCTGACGTCTCGGGCCTTTCGTAACGACCAGCTTGGCCTGTTGTACAAGGAGTTGTGCGAGCTGACCCATTCTCACACGGTCTTGCCCATGAATTCCGGGGCCGAAGCCGTGGAAACCGCGCTCAAGGCGGTTCGGAAATGGGGATACATGGTCAAGGGGGTTCCCGAGGACGAAGCGGAAATCATCGTGTGCCGGAACAATTTTCATGGCCGGACCATTTCCATTATCTCGTTTTCCACGGACCCGGTTTCGACCACCGGATTCGGCCCGTTCACCCCGGGATTCAAGGTGGTGGATTTTGGTGACGCGACAGCCTTTGAAGCCGCGATTACCGAGCGAACCGTGGCCTTTCTCGTGGAACCAATCCAGGGTGAAGCCGGGGTCATCATCCCGCCTGAAGGATATCTCAGGGATATTCGTCGAATGTGCGACGAGCACGGGCTGGTGTTGATTCTCGATGAAATTCAGACCGGGCTGGGGCGGACCGGGACCATGTTGGCCGAAGAACATGAAGGTATCGAAGCGGACCTGACTCTGATCGGCAAGGCGTTGTCCGGTGGGTTCTATCCCGTGTCAGCCGTGCTTTCCAATGCCGAAGTGCTCGGGGTGTTCAAACCTGGCGAACATGGGTCCACTTTTGGTGGCAATCCGCTGGCCTGTGCCGTGGCTCGGGCCGCACTCAAGGTGCTTGTGGAAGACAACCTTCTCGCAAACGCTCGGGAAATGGGTGCGCTTTTCATCAAGGGACTTCGGTCTATCGACAATCCGAAGATCAAGGATGTTCGCGGTCGCGGATTGTTGCTGGCCGTGGAGTTTCACACGGACGCTGGGGGCGCACGGCAGTATTGCAAGCGACTCAAGGACGCGGGGCTTTTGTGCAAGGAGACCCATGAAACCATTATCCGATTTGCGCCGCCACTGGTCATCACCCGGGAAGAGGTGGAGTGGGCACTTGAACGGATTGTGCCTGTGCTCAGTGAATGA
- a CDS encoding PAS domain S-box protein has protein sequence MSKKTHKSIQPATPGHCRDKGLDFEIDDGCFKALFESSRDGLVYTNAEDVILKVNPAFCDIIGYSAKALIGKTPQHFTPPEKRESEQQLVRHMIQKNQKRKELETECIHADGHRVQVKVSFWDCENNAHRLGGTWRTIRDISAQKKAELEADQSFERYRFMAENTDDVIWMLNPDLVYSYVSPSVERLRGFAPRELIGTTCTESMTPASKATLMDAYETARREALSGNDFTFSRLELEILCKDGSTVWVESVIKTLWASSGTWLGSVGSSRDITDRREMEGRLKKSQDAVRALLDAITEPVGLFELEGTILAANQTLAEILGRSKKNVIGCNVFDFMPEMLAKEVQAGFAKAKTAQRPIAKDTVWGNRMLESVIYPVVDDNDITTIAVYARDVTNTRYAEAARKKIQEQYRLIVETANEGVVGLDTDWRITYVNDIMANFLGYDAIDIIGQRYTHFLLSEELEAFGTHAKEVMHGKRDRYERRFIRKDGSIVWGLVSASPLSSEKAEHLGAFAMVADITEVKQAHQRLLTILDGISANIYVSDLETNEILFMNAHMKNRFGPYDKNTPCHKHICGRDTVCDDCAKPRILNEKGEPQGPVITERYKDAYKEWSLNYDRAIEWIQGKLVHMHMGTDITELKTMAVELGHAMVDARAASLAKNEFLANMSHEIRTPLNGVLGMMQLLQLSDLEPTQREYLDTALTSGRNLLQILNDILDLSKVESGKLELEESAFELGEMLDSVIGTFRLDVEERGLDMDWIIDPDLPRHFMADKGRLRQILFNLVGNAAKFTDHGSIRVEAYPLMNTLTEDTLSIFFEVTDTGIGIPPHKIKDVFDPFTQADGSTTRKYQGTGLGLGIVHRLVSLMNGTLHVSSRLNEGTTILFTIRACPLAKPIHSAAMALKTIPQQRLSVLVAEDEHVNRVVVERLLKKFGHTPFCVDSGEKAIEALRKEQFDLFLTDIQMPGLDGVETTRVIREEMDISIPIIALTAHAMKGDKRRFMEAGMNGYIAKPFDMEKLRKEIKRVMAEATILTD, from the coding sequence ATGTCCAAAAAGACACACAAAAGCATACAACCAGCCACGCCGGGACATTGCCGTGACAAAGGCTTGGATTTCGAAATCGACGATGGCTGCTTCAAGGCCCTGTTCGAATCAAGCAGAGATGGTCTCGTGTACACAAACGCCGAAGATGTCATACTCAAAGTCAACCCGGCCTTTTGTGACATAATCGGCTATTCGGCCAAAGCACTGATCGGCAAGACGCCACAGCACTTCACCCCGCCGGAAAAACGTGAAAGCGAACAGCAACTCGTTCGCCATATGATCCAAAAAAATCAAAAAAGAAAAGAACTTGAAACAGAATGTATCCATGCAGACGGGCACCGTGTTCAAGTCAAAGTTTCCTTCTGGGATTGCGAAAATAATGCCCATCGGCTTGGTGGCACCTGGCGCACCATCCGGGATATTTCGGCCCAGAAAAAAGCGGAACTCGAAGCGGATCAGTCCTTTGAACGATACCGCTTCATGGCGGAAAACACCGATGACGTCATCTGGATGTTAAATCCGGATCTCGTGTATTCCTATGTCAGCCCGTCCGTGGAACGCCTTCGCGGATTCGCCCCTCGAGAACTCATCGGCACCACCTGCACGGAATCCATGACTCCCGCCTCAAAAGCCACGCTCATGGATGCCTATGAAACAGCACGCCGAGAGGCCCTGTCAGGCAATGATTTCACCTTCAGCCGCCTGGAATTGGAAATTTTGTGCAAAGACGGGTCCACGGTCTGGGTAGAGTCTGTCATCAAGACACTCTGGGCCTCCTCCGGTACATGGTTGGGATCAGTGGGATCGTCACGAGATATTACTGACCGTCGGGAAATGGAGGGACGACTCAAAAAGAGTCAGGATGCCGTCCGCGCCCTATTGGATGCCATTACGGAACCCGTAGGATTGTTTGAATTGGAAGGAACAATTCTTGCCGCCAACCAGACACTGGCCGAAATTCTCGGGCGATCCAAGAAAAACGTTATCGGGTGCAATGTCTTTGATTTCATGCCGGAAATGCTGGCAAAGGAAGTTCAGGCGGGCTTTGCCAAAGCCAAAACCGCACAACGTCCCATCGCCAAAGACACGGTCTGGGGAAACCGAATGCTCGAAAGCGTGATCTATCCCGTGGTGGATGACAATGATATCACCACCATTGCCGTTTATGCCCGAGACGTGACCAACACCCGATACGCCGAAGCGGCTCGAAAAAAAATTCAGGAGCAATACCGACTGATTGTGGAAACAGCAAATGAGGGAGTCGTCGGACTGGATACGGATTGGCGGATCACGTATGTCAACGACATCATGGCCAACTTCCTTGGATACGACGCCATTGACATCATTGGCCAACGATACACCCATTTCCTGTTGTCCGAAGAACTGGAAGCCTTCGGCACCCACGCAAAAGAAGTTATGCATGGGAAACGGGATCGATATGAACGCCGATTCATTCGCAAGGATGGCTCCATTGTCTGGGGGCTGGTGTCCGCCTCTCCCTTAAGCTCGGAAAAAGCCGAACACCTCGGGGCATTTGCCATGGTGGCAGACATCACAGAAGTCAAACAGGCCCACCAAAGACTCTTGACCATTCTCGACGGTATCAGCGCCAACATCTATGTCTCGGACTTGGAAACCAATGAAATTCTCTTCATGAACGCCCACATGAAAAACCGTTTTGGTCCGTATGACAAAAATACCCCTTGTCACAAGCACATCTGCGGACGTGACACGGTGTGTGACGACTGCGCCAAGCCCAGAATTCTCAATGAAAAAGGGGAACCACAAGGTCCCGTCATTACCGAACGGTACAAAGACGCCTACAAGGAATGGTCACTCAACTACGACAGGGCTATCGAATGGATTCAGGGAAAATTGGTGCACATGCACATGGGGACGGACATCACGGAACTCAAGACCATGGCCGTCGAACTGGGACACGCCATGGTCGATGCCCGAGCAGCCAGTCTGGCAAAAAACGAATTTCTGGCAAACATGAGCCACGAGATCAGAACCCCGCTCAACGGGGTTCTCGGCATGATGCAGCTCCTCCAGCTCTCCGATCTGGAACCGACCCAAAGAGAATATCTCGATACCGCACTCACTTCCGGCCGCAATCTCTTACAGATTCTCAACGACATTCTGGATTTGTCCAAAGTCGAATCCGGCAAACTGGAATTGGAGGAAAGTGCTTTCGAATTAGGGGAAATGCTTGATTCAGTCATCGGCACCTTTCGGCTCGATGTGGAAGAACGCGGGTTGGATATGGACTGGATCATCGACCCGGATCTGCCCCGACACTTCATGGCAGACAAGGGCCGATTACGCCAAATCCTGTTCAATCTGGTGGGCAACGCCGCCAAATTTACCGATCACGGGTCCATCCGTGTCGAAGCCTACCCACTCATGAACACCCTGACCGAAGACACTCTCAGCATCTTCTTCGAAGTCACTGACACCGGCATCGGCATCCCTCCCCACAAGATAAAGGACGTCTTCGATCCGTTCACCCAGGCGGACGGGTCCACCACCCGCAAATATCAAGGCACGGGTCTCGGACTGGGAATCGTTCACCGACTGGTTTCGCTCATGAACGGCACCTTGCACGTCTCAAGCCGACTCAATGAAGGCACCACCATTCTTTTCACCATCCGGGCCTGTCCGCTGGCCAAACCGATACATTCCGCGGCAATGGCATTAAAGACGATACCGCAGCAAAGGCTGTCCGTTCTGGTCGCAGAAGATGAGCACGTCAATCGGGTGGTAGTCGAGCGGCTTCTCAAGAAATTCGGGCACACGCCTTTCTGTGTGGACAGCGGAGAAAAGGCCATCGAAGCACTTCGAAAAGAACAATTCGACCTCTTTCTCACCGACATACAAATGCCCGGACTGGACGGGGTGGAAACCACCCGGGTCATCCGCGAGGAAATGGACATATCCATCCCGATCATCGCCCTGACAGCCCATGCCATGAAAGGCGATAAACGCCGCTTCATGGAAGCCGGGATGAATGGCTACATTGCCAAGCCGTTTGACATGGAAAAATTGCGAAAGGAGATCAAGCGGGTCATGGCCGAAGCCACCATTCTCACTGATTAA
- the selD gene encoding selenide, water dikinase SelD: MQKFKLVSMVKAAGUAAKIAPGDLEIALSGLEVRPDTRTLAGGPGDNEDAAIVAFPAGKALVQTVDFFTPVVNDPYQFGRIAAVNALSDVYAMGGEPWTAMNIVCFPPKKLPLEVLTAILKGGQSAVDEAGAVSAGGHSVEDDEIKFGLAVSGVVDPERFASNRGVEPGDELILTKPIGTGVLTTAVKGEMPGYEPMESVLYETCGRLNKAGGEVIRELGVRGATDITGFGLGGHMLELAKASGVRLELRMKNVPLLPGALEMASMGMLPAGSICNRNYYLPQVDVADGLDPIHFDLMFDAQTSGGLLLAVKPDQLTRAMDMLIHAGDVAAHVGKAFEHEPGAASLSIL, translated from the coding sequence ATGCAGAAATTCAAATTGGTCAGCATGGTCAAAGCCGCTGGTTGAGCGGCCAAGATCGCTCCAGGGGACCTGGAGATAGCACTTTCCGGACTTGAGGTTCGACCCGATACCCGCACGCTTGCCGGAGGCCCTGGCGATAATGAGGACGCTGCCATTGTGGCGTTTCCCGCTGGCAAGGCTCTGGTGCAGACCGTGGATTTCTTTACCCCTGTGGTTAATGATCCCTATCAGTTCGGCCGTATCGCTGCGGTCAATGCCCTGTCCGATGTGTACGCCATGGGTGGCGAGCCGTGGACAGCCATGAACATCGTCTGTTTTCCGCCAAAGAAACTGCCACTTGAGGTGCTGACCGCGATTCTCAAGGGTGGACAGAGTGCGGTGGATGAGGCTGGAGCCGTATCCGCTGGCGGGCATAGTGTGGAAGATGACGAAATCAAGTTCGGTCTGGCTGTTTCCGGTGTGGTTGACCCGGAGCGGTTCGCGTCCAATCGCGGCGTGGAACCGGGGGATGAACTGATTTTGACCAAGCCTATCGGAACCGGCGTGCTGACCACGGCGGTCAAGGGCGAAATGCCCGGCTATGAACCGATGGAATCCGTGTTGTATGAGACCTGTGGCCGACTGAACAAGGCCGGTGGCGAGGTCATTCGTGAATTGGGCGTTCGAGGTGCGACGGATATTACCGGATTCGGACTGGGTGGACATATGTTGGAGCTGGCCAAGGCCAGCGGGGTCCGTCTGGAACTACGCATGAAGAATGTTCCCTTATTGCCGGGGGCGTTGGAAATGGCCTCCATGGGAATGTTGCCTGCCGGGTCGATTTGCAACCGTAATTATTATCTGCCACAGGTGGATGTCGCTGACGGCTTGGACCCCATTCATTTCGATCTCATGTTCGATGCCCAGACCTCGGGTGGGTTGTTGTTGGCGGTCAAACCGGATCAATTGACCCGGGCCATGGACATGCTCATTCATGCCGGAGATGTTGCCGCCCATGTGGGCAAGGCCTTCGAGCATGAACCCGGTGCCGCTTCTCTGTCGATTCTTTAA
- the rfaE2 gene encoding D-glycero-beta-D-manno-heptose 1-phosphate adenylyltransferase has protein sequence MGLPVNPKLMSIRTFLKRKAAFMPGHKLVFTNGCFDVLHSGHVDLLTRARALGDSLIVGLNSDESVKMLGKGDDRPVNPQDDRAFVLAGLSCVDAVVIFHESTPLELIKACRPQVLVKGGDWPVDTIVGADVVTKAGGEVVSLPLLEGYSTTDFLTKVRNN, from the coding sequence GTGGGCCTGCCTGTAAATCCTAAATTGATGTCCATTCGGACCTTCCTGAAACGGAAGGCCGCATTCATGCCCGGCCACAAGCTGGTTTTTACCAACGGGTGTTTCGATGTCCTGCATTCCGGTCATGTGGACCTTTTGACGAGGGCGCGTGCATTGGGCGATTCGCTTATCGTGGGGCTGAACTCGGACGAGTCTGTCAAGATGCTTGGCAAAGGGGACGATCGTCCCGTGAATCCGCAGGATGACCGGGCGTTTGTGTTGGCTGGATTGTCCTGTGTGGACGCTGTCGTGATTTTTCATGAATCCACGCCGCTCGAATTGATAAAGGCCTGCCGTCCGCAGGTGTTGGTCAAGGGTGGCGATTGGCCGGTAGACACGATTGTGGGTGCCGATGTGGTGACAAAAGCGGGTGGCGAGGTTGTGAGTCTGCCCCTGCTTGAAGGATATTCAACAACGGATTTTTTGACGAAAGTCCGCAACAATTAA
- a CDS encoding YkgJ family cysteine cluster protein produces MHTDETQEFLASLPELEEGKTYHFKCYPGIECFNACCSDLDMVLTPYDIMRMRAALKMSSIDFLRVYTVGHRASDTNFPIFKFRMTDDAARTCAFVTDKGCRIYNDRPGACRMYPLGRATKPDGKGGVAEQFFVVKEPHCRGFLEKDEWTGASWKNDQGFQEYTASNDRYMYILSKIKQEGRPVSDKMSHMATLAMYKIDEFQRFITKMRLFDRVEVDEKRQKAILDNEQVALAFAMDWFELMLFHDTSKLKTKGVTPRGPACKS; encoded by the coding sequence ATGCACACTGACGAGACCCAGGAATTTTTGGCTTCACTCCCCGAATTGGAAGAGGGCAAGACCTATCATTTCAAGTGTTATCCGGGCATTGAATGTTTCAACGCCTGCTGTAGTGACTTGGACATGGTTTTGACCCCGTATGACATCATGCGGATGCGTGCGGCCTTGAAAATGTCCAGTATTGATTTTCTCCGTGTCTACACGGTTGGCCATCGGGCGTCTGACACGAATTTCCCGATATTCAAGTTTCGCATGACCGACGATGCGGCCCGGACCTGCGCCTTTGTGACTGACAAGGGCTGTCGTATTTATAACGATCGTCCGGGCGCGTGTCGCATGTATCCTTTGGGTCGTGCCACCAAGCCGGACGGCAAGGGTGGGGTTGCCGAACAATTTTTCGTTGTGAAGGAACCGCATTGCAGGGGCTTTTTGGAAAAGGATGAGTGGACCGGGGCGTCCTGGAAAAATGATCAGGGATTTCAGGAATACACCGCGAGCAATGACCGCTATATGTACATCTTGTCCAAGATCAAGCAGGAAGGCCGTCCTGTTTCCGATAAAATGAGCCATATGGCTACGCTGGCCATGTACAAGATCGATGAATTTCAGCGGTTCATTACGAAAATGCGGCTTTTCGACCGTGTCGAGGTAGACGAAAAGCGGCAAAAGGCGATATTGGACAATGAGCAAGTCGCCTTGGCCTTTGCCATGGACTGGTTTGAACTGATGCTGTTTCATGACACCTCCAAATTGAAAACAAAGGGAGTGACGCCTCGTGGGCCTGCCTGTAAATCCTAA
- a CDS encoding homocysteine S-methyltransferase family protein, producing MPDFRSILDDDRIYFFDGGYGTLLQSRGLPAGLSPELWGLERPDVIRGVHQDYLDAGANVLTTNTFGGSRCKLDGEVDPYALNKTMTEIARDVAGDTAFVAASIGPTGHFVQPLGDMTFRELVDIYKEQIKGCVDGGADLILGETHFDLAEARAVVIAARLVCDLPVALSMTFEGPASLTGTSPLTFVDTMQNMGVELIGTNCSAGPEQMHDTLRAWQSRLETPTFAEANAGLPELDDDGNTSFRLPPEPFAEQAAGFVELGAKFIGGCCGTTPDHIRAVRAKIGDAQWKRPQKTDTAQMVLTSRAVSVPIGFDHAGVIIGERINPTGKKQLIAELQEGLFTEAHRFATEQIELGAPVLDVNVGAPMVNEVELLPELVTSLIGRFTTPLSIDSNDPKAVEAGLWNYPGSPLVNSISGEPGKMETLGPLCKLFGAPFILLPIVGKKLPVTAKERLEVIADLLAKAEKLGIPKRLIMVDALALTVSSKPEAARHSMDVMRHCRDEWGLPTTIGLSNISFGLPARELLNSTFLSVSMVSGLCSFIANPNSARIQEALHATEVLLNRDAQAEKYIEKYSDWTGGDGAAQSGSTPAKKNSDTGDMSPVQAAVVKGNKDGILALVEIELEAGISAMKVVNDMLIPGILVVGDKYESKEYFLPQLLQSAETMQEAFKRLQPLLEEDGGAGDKPVVIMATVEGDIHDIGKNIVCLMLKNYGFDVIDLGKDVPAETIVAAAEANNAALIGLSALMTTTMVRMEDTVKLVEERGLETKVIIGGAVVTEKFCTAIGAAGWSTDAVAAVKLAQRLTQ from the coding sequence GTGCCCGATTTCAGGTCTATACTTGATGATGACAGAATTTATTTCTTTGACGGCGGTTATGGCACGTTACTGCAAAGCAGGGGCCTTCCGGCCGGGCTTTCGCCCGAGCTGTGGGGGCTGGAACGGCCTGACGTCATCCGGGGCGTGCATCAGGATTATCTGGATGCCGGTGCCAATGTCCTGACCACGAATACCTTTGGCGGTTCCCGGTGCAAGCTGGACGGGGAAGTGGACCCGTATGCCCTGAACAAGACCATGACCGAAATCGCTCGTGACGTGGCCGGGGACACCGCGTTTGTGGCCGCGTCCATCGGACCGACCGGGCATTTTGTGCAGCCGCTCGGAGACATGACGTTTCGCGAGTTGGTAGATATCTACAAGGAACAGATCAAGGGCTGTGTCGATGGCGGCGCGGACCTGATTCTGGGTGAAACGCATTTCGATTTGGCCGAAGCCCGGGCTGTGGTCATTGCCGCGCGGTTGGTCTGTGATCTGCCGGTGGCCCTGTCCATGACCTTTGAAGGGCCGGCGTCGCTCACGGGGACCTCGCCGCTGACCTTTGTGGACACCATGCAGAATATGGGCGTGGAATTGATTGGGACCAACTGTTCCGCTGGTCCCGAGCAGATGCACGACACCTTGCGAGCATGGCAATCCCGGCTGGAAACGCCAACCTTTGCCGAAGCCAATGCCGGATTGCCTGAACTGGATGACGACGGCAACACGTCGTTCCGGTTGCCGCCCGAACCGTTTGCCGAACAGGCCGCCGGATTCGTGGAGCTTGGCGCAAAATTTATTGGCGGGTGTTGCGGCACGACACCTGATCATATCCGCGCCGTTCGGGCCAAGATCGGTGATGCGCAGTGGAAACGGCCCCAGAAAACCGATACCGCCCAGATGGTCCTGACCTCTCGGGCCGTGTCCGTGCCCATCGGGTTCGATCATGCCGGGGTGATTATCGGCGAACGGATCAATCCCACAGGCAAGAAGCAGCTCATTGCCGAGTTGCAGGAAGGCCTTTTCACGGAAGCGCATCGGTTTGCCACAGAACAGATCGAGCTGGGTGCACCTGTGCTTGATGTCAATGTGGGCGCGCCCATGGTCAATGAAGTCGAGTTGTTACCTGAACTGGTCACGTCGTTGATCGGTCGGTTTACCACGCCGTTGTCCATTGACTCGAATGATCCCAAGGCGGTCGAAGCCGGGCTGTGGAATTATCCGGGATCGCCGTTGGTCAATTCCATTTCCGGCGAACCCGGCAAGATGGAAACGCTCGGCCCGCTGTGCAAATTGTTCGGCGCACCGTTCATTTTGTTGCCCATTGTGGGCAAGAAGTTGCCGGTCACTGCCAAGGAACGTCTGGAGGTGATCGCTGATCTTTTGGCCAAGGCCGAAAAGCTTGGCATACCAAAGCGTTTGATTATGGTTGATGCCCTTGCTCTGACCGTTTCATCCAAGCCGGAAGCCGCCCGACATTCCATGGATGTCATGCGGCATTGCCGAGATGAATGGGGGTTGCCGACCACCATCGGGCTGTCCAATATTTCCTTTGGCCTGCCCGCTCGGGAATTGCTGAATTCCACCTTCCTGAGTGTGTCCATGGTCTCGGGATTGTGTTCCTTCATTGCCAATCCCAATTCCGCACGGATTCAGGAAGCGTTGCACGCCACCGAAGTTTTGCTCAACCGGGACGCTCAGGCCGAAAAATATATCGAGAAATATTCCGATTGGACCGGGGGGGACGGGGCCGCACAATCCGGTTCGACTCCGGCAAAGAAAAATAGTGATACCGGGGATATGTCGCCGGTCCAGGCCGCCGTGGTCAAAGGCAACAAGGACGGTATTCTCGCTCTTGTCGAAATCGAACTTGAGGCCGGGATATCCGCGATGAAGGTCGTCAACGACATGTTGATACCCGGTATCTTGGTTGTGGGCGACAAGTACGAGAGCAAGGAATATTTTCTGCCGCAACTGTTGCAGTCTGCCGAGACCATGCAGGAAGCTTTCAAGCGACTGCAACCGTTACTTGAAGAGGATGGTGGGGCCGGGGACAAGCCGGTGGTCATCATGGCGACCGTCGAAGGGGATATCCATGATATCGGTAAGAACATCGTCTGCCTGATGCTGAAGAATTACGGATTCGACGTCATTGATCTTGGCAAGGATGTTCCCGCTGAAACCATTGTGGCCGCAGCCGAAGCAAATAATGCGGCCTTGATCGGGCTGTCCGCGCTCATGACAACCACCATGGTGCGGATGGAAGATACCGTCAAACTGGTCGAAGAACGTGGTCTTGAAACCAAAGTCATTATCGGCGGGGCGGTGGTTACGGAGAAATTCTGTACCGCCATTGGTGCGGCTGGATGGTCCACCGATGCCGTGGCCGCGGTCAAATTGGCGCAACGGTTGACGCAATAA
- a CDS encoding RNA polymerase factor sigma-32 yields the protein MTSQKTPTVVEPEIVDFDEKDIKTPEPNAVPINAPAKAEGLESKLPVFVPPTTSKEVRVRDPLQLYLKEIARFPMLEPEEEYALAKRVQEENDQDAAFKLVSSHLRLVVKIAMDFQRRWMQNSLDLIQEGNVGLLKAVTKFDPEKGIKFSYYAAFWVKAYILKYIMDNWRMVKIGTTQTQRKLFYNLNKERQRLQTMGFDPTTEVLSERLGVSEHEIVEMDQRLSKNDMSLNTPLGDDSDTTKMDFLPSLGPGVEESIANNQIVDLLLDNIKAIRPTLNEKEITILDDRLLSEDPVTLREIGEHFGVTRERVRQIEARLLVKIREHMTDKIKGFSKDWVVEQD from the coding sequence ATGACATCACAAAAAACACCGACCGTGGTCGAACCGGAAATTGTGGACTTTGACGAAAAGGACATCAAGACACCGGAGCCGAACGCCGTCCCCATCAATGCCCCGGCCAAGGCCGAAGGGCTGGAGTCCAAACTCCCTGTCTTTGTCCCGCCGACCACGTCCAAAGAGGTCCGGGTCCGAGACCCACTTCAGCTGTACCTCAAGGAAATCGCCCGATTCCCCATGTTGGAGCCGGAAGAAGAATACGCATTGGCCAAACGAGTGCAGGAAGAAAACGACCAGGACGCGGCCTTCAAGCTAGTGTCCTCCCACCTCCGGCTGGTCGTCAAGATCGCCATGGACTTCCAACGACGGTGGATGCAAAACAGCCTGGATCTGATTCAGGAAGGCAATGTTGGTCTGCTCAAGGCCGTGACCAAGTTCGACCCGGAAAAAGGCATCAAGTTTTCCTACTATGCCGCGTTCTGGGTCAAGGCCTACATCCTGAAATACATCATGGACAACTGGCGGATGGTCAAGATCGGGACCACCCAGACCCAGCGAAAATTGTTTTACAACCTGAACAAGGAACGGCAACGGCTTCAGACCATGGGGTTCGACCCCACGACCGAAGTCCTAAGCGAACGGCTGGGCGTCTCCGAACACGAAATCGTGGAAATGGATCAACGGTTGTCCAAAAACGACATGTCGTTGAACACCCCGTTGGGAGATGATTCCGACACCACCAAGATGGACTTTCTGCCATCGTTGGGACCAGGCGTCGAAGAATCCATCGCCAACAACCAGATCGTGGATCTCCTGCTGGACAACATCAAGGCCATTCGCCCCACGCTCAATGAAAAGGAAATCACGATTCTCGATGACAGGCTCTTATCCGAAGACCCCGTAACCTTGCGGGAAATCGGTGAGCATTTCGGCGTCACCAGAGAACGCGTGCGCCAGATCGAAGCCAGATTACTGGTCAAGATCCGCGAACACATGACGGACAAGATCAAGGGATTTTCCAAGGACTGGGTGGTCGAACAGGATTAA